A portion of the Faecalibacterium sp. I3-3-89 genome contains these proteins:
- a CDS encoding helix-turn-helix transcriptional regulator translates to MDTKKFPLEAHGVAVSRAELVQAALDEITQNYREASLSNVARSYGVSLAYVSECVRAQTGRTYKELLQKHRMETAARLLRRSDWNIQQIITYVGYENTSYFYRLFHERYGQSPREYRQSRAVRTRTPA, encoded by the coding sequence ATGGACACCAAGAAATTCCCGCTGGAAGCCCACGGTGTAGCCGTCAGCCGCGCCGAGCTGGTACAGGCGGCTTTGGATGAGATCACCCAGAATTACCGCGAGGCCAGCCTTTCCAATGTGGCCCGCAGCTACGGCGTCTCGCTGGCCTATGTCAGCGAGTGCGTCCGGGCGCAGACCGGCCGCACCTACAAGGAGCTGCTCCAGAAGCACCGGATGGAGACGGCCGCCCGTCTGCTGCGCCGCAGCGACTGGAACATCCAGCAGATCATCACCTATGTCGGCTACGAGAACACCAGCTACTTCTACCGCCTGTTCCACGAGCGCTACGGCCAAAGCCCCCGCGAGTACCGCCAGAGCCGCGCCGTCCGCACCCGCACCCCGGCCTGA
- the hisF gene encoding imidazole glycerol phosphate synthase subunit HisF, which translates to MITKRIIPCLDVRSGRVVKGTNFEGIKDVADPVEMARMYNAAGADELVFYDITASAEGRSLFTDILTRVASEIFIPLTVGGGVNTLDDFDRVLKCGADKVSVNSGALKDPSLIPAAAKRYGDQCVVLSADVKRVGGQFRVFAKGGREDTGRDALEWIKWCVDNGAGEVCLNSIDTDGVRNGFDLEMLDAVAARVNVPIIASGGAGKKEDFLELFRHEGIDAGLAAGIFHQKLLTIRALKEYLNENGVEMRL; encoded by the coding sequence ATGATCACAAAACGCATCATTCCCTGTCTGGACGTCCGCAGCGGGCGGGTCGTCAAGGGCACGAACTTCGAGGGCATCAAGGACGTGGCCGACCCGGTGGAGATGGCCCGGATGTACAACGCGGCCGGCGCGGACGAGCTGGTGTTCTACGACATCACGGCCAGCGCCGAGGGCCGCTCCCTCTTCACCGACATCCTTACCCGGGTGGCCAGCGAGATCTTCATCCCCCTCACCGTGGGCGGCGGCGTCAACACGCTGGACGACTTCGACCGGGTGCTCAAGTGCGGGGCCGATAAGGTCAGCGTCAACTCGGGCGCGCTGAAGGACCCCTCCCTCATCCCGGCGGCGGCGAAGCGCTACGGCGACCAGTGCGTCGTCCTCTCCGCCGACGTCAAACGGGTGGGCGGGCAGTTCCGCGTCTTTGCCAAGGGCGGGCGCGAAGATACCGGCCGGGACGCACTGGAATGGATCAAGTGGTGCGTGGACAACGGCGCGGGCGAGGTCTGCCTCAACAGCATCGACACCGACGGCGTCCGCAACGGCTTCGACCTTGAGATGCTGGACGCCGTGGCGGCCCGGGTGAACGTGCCCATCATCGCCAGCGGCGGCGCGGGCAAAAAGGAAGATTTCCTCGAGCTGTTCCGCCACGAGGGCATCGACGCGGGCCTTGCGGCGGGCATCTTCCACCAGAAGCTGCTCACCATCCGGGCACTAAAGGAGTACTTAAACGAAAATGGTGTGGAAATGCGGCTGTAA
- a CDS encoding transketolase family protein, whose protein sequence is MADVKMIATRESYGNTLKALAAEGHDDLVVLDADLAAATKTGMFRKAYPNRHFDCGIAEANMMGVAAGLSTMGYVPFVSSFAMFAAGRAFEQIRNSVAYPRLNVKIGATHGGISVGEDGASHQCCEDFALMRSLPGMTIICPADDVEARAAVRAAYEMQGPVYLRFGRLAVPVFHDEANYHFEIGKGEQLTEGNDIAIVATGLMVNEARKAAETLAAEGIHARVLNIHTIKPLDEDIILKAAKECGKIVTAEEHNVIGGLGEAVCSLLSEKLPTPVRRVGVQDKFGCSGPAWDLLREYGLDAATICKTAKEMLGR, encoded by the coding sequence ATGGCAGATGTGAAAATGATCGCGACCCGCGAGAGCTACGGCAATACTCTGAAAGCACTGGCCGCTGAGGGCCATGATGATCTGGTGGTGCTGGACGCCGACCTCGCCGCCGCCACCAAGACCGGGATGTTCCGCAAGGCTTACCCGAACCGCCACTTCGACTGCGGCATCGCCGAAGCCAACATGATGGGCGTTGCCGCCGGTCTGTCCACCATGGGCTATGTCCCCTTCGTGTCCAGCTTCGCCATGTTCGCTGCGGGCCGTGCCTTTGAGCAGATCCGCAACTCCGTGGCCTATCCCCGCCTGAATGTCAAGATCGGCGCCACCCACGGCGGTATCTCCGTCGGTGAGGACGGCGCTTCCCACCAGTGCTGCGAGGACTTCGCCCTCATGCGCAGCCTGCCCGGCATGACCATCATCTGCCCCGCTGACGATGTGGAGGCCCGGGCTGCTGTCCGCGCTGCCTACGAGATGCAGGGGCCGGTCTACCTCCGCTTCGGTCGTCTGGCCGTCCCTGTGTTCCACGACGAGGCCAACTACCACTTCGAGATCGGCAAGGGCGAGCAGCTCACCGAGGGCAATGACATCGCCATCGTGGCCACCGGCCTGATGGTCAACGAGGCCCGCAAGGCCGCTGAGACGCTGGCCGCCGAGGGCATCCACGCCCGCGTCCTCAACATCCACACCATCAAGCCTCTGGATGAGGACATCATCCTCAAGGCAGCCAAGGAGTGCGGCAAGATTGTCACCGCCGAGGAGCACAACGTCATCGGCGGTCTGGGCGAGGCCGTCTGCTCGCTTCTGAGCGAGAAGCTGCCCACCCCCGTCCGCCGCGTGGGCGTGCAGGACAAGTTCGGCTGCTCCGGCCCTGCATGGGATCTGCTGCGCGAGTATGGTCTGGACGCCGCCACCATCTGCAAGACCGCAAAGGAGATGCTGGGCCGATAA
- the hisIE gene encoding bifunctional phosphoribosyl-AMP cyclohydrolase/phosphoribosyl-ATP diphosphatase HisIE, translating into MDLKFDEKGLIPAIVQDHYTKEVLTLAYMNAETLALTIAEGRTVFWSRSRQEIWRKGETSGNVQRVVSITADCDADALVVEVVKSGPACHTGAESCFFNEVYVSPELKQFSWQGLYDLIKGRKTSPKEGSYTTYLFEKGKEKILKKVGEECTEVIIAGEKEDKAETVYEISDLAYHVLVLMVQAGITVEDVTRELEKRHVIDHKVKQERMQ; encoded by the coding sequence ATGGATCTGAAGTTTGACGAAAAGGGTCTCATCCCTGCCATCGTGCAGGACCACTACACCAAAGAGGTGCTGACCCTCGCCTACATGAACGCCGAGACGCTGGCGCTGACCATCGCGGAGGGCCGGACGGTGTTCTGGAGCCGCAGCCGTCAGGAGATCTGGCGCAAGGGCGAGACCAGCGGCAACGTCCAGCGGGTGGTGTCCATCACCGCCGACTGTGACGCCGATGCGCTGGTGGTGGAGGTCGTCAAGAGCGGCCCCGCCTGCCACACCGGTGCCGAGAGCTGCTTTTTCAACGAAGTGTATGTTTCCCCCGAGCTGAAGCAGTTCAGCTGGCAGGGGCTGTATGACCTCATCAAGGGCCGCAAGACCAGCCCCAAGGAGGGCAGCTACACCACCTACCTCTTCGAGAAGGGCAAGGAAAAGATCCTCAAGAAGGTGGGCGAGGAGTGCACGGAGGTCATCATCGCGGGCGAAAAGGAAGACAAGGCCGAGACGGTCTACGAGATCAGCGATCTGGCATACCATGTGCTGGTGCTGATGGTGCAGGCCGGCATCACGGTGGAAGACGTCACCCGCGAGCTGGAAAAACGTCACGTTATCGACCACAAGGTCAAACAGGAAAGGATGCAGTGA
- a CDS encoding transketolase → MTNAEKLTLAKHACHIRMGVIEGTHSAKCGHPGGSLDIAEVLSYLYFVDMNVDPKAPKKPDRDRLVLSKGHAAPALYAALAERGFFPVEDLKTLRKIGSYLQGHPNMNETPGVDMSTGSLGQGVSAACGMALGAKISKKPVNVYTILGDGEVEEGECWEAFMFAAHYKLSNLCVMLDRNHLQIDGTTETVMNSAPLEEKLKAFNFNVLTINGHDYDQIEAAVKAFHAENDKPTCIILDTVKGTGVSFMTNSVDWHGKGPNDEEYAVAMQELNAAYAALEQEDK, encoded by the coding sequence ATGACAAATGCAGAAAAGCTCACCCTTGCCAAGCACGCCTGCCACATCCGCATGGGCGTGATCGAGGGAACTCACAGCGCCAAGTGCGGCCATCCGGGCGGCAGTCTGGACATCGCCGAGGTGCTGTCTTACCTCTATTTCGTGGATATGAATGTTGACCCCAAGGCTCCGAAAAAGCCGGACCGCGACCGTCTGGTGCTGTCCAAGGGCCACGCCGCCCCGGCGCTCTACGCTGCGCTGGCCGAGCGCGGGTTCTTCCCGGTGGAAGACCTCAAGACCCTGCGCAAGATCGGCAGCTACCTGCAGGGCCACCCCAACATGAATGAGACGCCGGGCGTGGATATGTCCACCGGCAGTCTGGGTCAGGGTGTGTCCGCCGCCTGCGGCATGGCTCTGGGCGCAAAGATCAGCAAAAAGCCGGTCAATGTCTACACCATCCTTGGCGATGGCGAGGTGGAAGAGGGCGAGTGCTGGGAGGCGTTCATGTTTGCCGCCCACTATAAGCTCTCCAACCTCTGCGTCATGCTGGACCGCAACCATCTCCAGATCGACGGCACGACCGAGACGGTCATGAACAGCGCCCCGCTGGAAGAGAAGCTGAAGGCTTTCAACTTCAACGTCCTGACCATCAACGGCCACGACTACGACCAGATCGAGGCGGCTGTCAAGGCGTTCCACGCCGAGAACGACAAGCCCACCTGCATCATTCTGGACACCGTCAAGGGCACCGGCGTCTCCTTTATGACCAACTCTGTGGATTGGCACGGCAAAGGCCCCAACGACGAAGAGTACGCTGTGGCCATGCAGGAGCTGAACGCAGCCTACGCCGCGCTGGAACAGGAGGACAAGTAA
- a CDS encoding ECF transporter S component, which yields MKTKHTSPARSIVLAALFLALAFVLPMVTGHVPQVGNMLCPMHFPILLCGFVLGGPWGLAVGFAAPLLRSVLFGMPPLYPIALSMAFELAAYGAVSGWLYRRVNHTLPMTYATLAAAMVAGRLVWGAVRFLLAGLSGSSFPFSAFLSGALFTAVPGIIAQLVLIPLIVTALQKAKVID from the coding sequence ATGAAAACGAAACACACCTCTCCGGCCCGCAGCATCGTGCTGGCTGCGCTCTTTCTGGCTCTGGCCTTCGTCCTGCCCATGGTGACGGGCCATGTGCCGCAGGTGGGCAATATGCTCTGCCCCATGCATTTCCCCATCCTGCTCTGCGGCTTCGTGCTGGGCGGGCCGTGGGGTCTGGCTGTGGGCTTCGCGGCCCCGCTGCTCCGCTCGGTGCTCTTCGGGATGCCCCCGCTGTACCCCATCGCCCTCTCGATGGCCTTTGAGCTGGCTGCCTACGGCGCGGTGTCCGGCTGGCTCTACCGCCGGGTGAACCACACGCTGCCCATGACCTATGCTACCCTCGCGGCGGCCATGGTGGCCGGACGCCTCGTTTGGGGCGCAGTCCGCTTCCTGCTGGCGGGCCTCAGCGGCTCCAGCTTCCCCTTCTCGGCCTTCCTGTCCGGCGCACTCTTCACCGCTGTGCCCGGCATCATCGCCCAGCTGGTGCTCATCCCCCTCATCGTCACCGCACTGCAGAAGGCAAAGGTCATCGACTGA
- a CDS encoding histidinol-phosphatase HisJ family protein: MADYKKSSVHCHSTMCDGKNTLQEMASAACAQGLTTLGFTGHSYTQRDREYCMSPSRTAQYKATIAKLKTEYKGKVDILCGIEWDLLSEDKRTGYDYWIGSAHHLYGKNTGKYYEIDFRPQDLHDCIYDDFDGDPLAAVEAYFAEVEKVAAMGPDILAHIDLIKKLNADGEFFDEEAPRYKAAALKALAVAKEHGCRLEVNTGGVYRGYRKDFYPGAWMLGEWQKMGGRVIITSDAHDIGSLTFGFDEAAAAIKAAGFSSVDVLTANGFETQEL; the protein is encoded by the coding sequence ATGGCAGATTACAAGAAGTCCAGTGTCCATTGTCACTCGACGATGTGTGATGGCAAAAACACCTTACAGGAGATGGCCTCCGCCGCGTGTGCGCAGGGGCTGACCACACTGGGCTTCACGGGCCATAGCTACACCCAGCGCGACCGTGAATACTGCATGAGTCCCAGCCGCACGGCCCAGTACAAGGCCACCATCGCCAAGCTCAAGACCGAGTACAAGGGCAAGGTGGACATTCTCTGCGGCATCGAGTGGGACCTGCTGAGCGAGGACAAGCGCACCGGCTACGACTACTGGATCGGCTCGGCGCACCACCTCTACGGCAAGAACACCGGCAAGTATTACGAAATCGACTTCCGCCCGCAGGACCTGCACGACTGCATCTACGACGACTTCGACGGCGACCCGCTGGCCGCTGTGGAGGCCTACTTTGCCGAGGTGGAGAAGGTGGCGGCCATGGGTCCCGACATCCTCGCCCACATCGACCTCATCAAAAAGCTGAACGCCGACGGCGAGTTCTTCGATGAGGAGGCTCCCCGCTACAAAGCCGCAGCCCTCAAGGCACTGGCTGTGGCCAAAGAGCACGGCTGTCGGCTGGAAGTGAACACCGGCGGCGTCTACCGCGGCTACCGCAAGGACTTCTACCCCGGCGCATGGATGCTGGGCGAGTGGCAGAAGATGGGCGGCCGGGTCATCATCACCTCCGACGCCCACGACATCGGCAGCCTGACCTTCGGCTTCGACGAGGCCGCAGCTGCCATCAAGGCCGCAGGCTTCTCCAGCGTGGACGTGCTGACGGCCAACGGCTTCGAGACGCAGGAGCTGTAA
- the phoU gene encoding phosphate signaling complex protein PhoU, with product MSTRTQYDADLAALKALLAKMGQLSADAVEDALESLCTADAEGAKEIIKGDSEVNRMERDIEHRCMTLLLRQQPVASDLRFISAAMKVVTDVERIGDHAADIAEIVPHLAGVRKAGDPAVSKSIEMGRKAHKMLNDAMAAFAAEDEAAAKAVIEADDAVDYDFNSIKRMLAAEIAADPGKIDAALDVLMVIKYLERIGDHAVNVAEWVEFLRTGRYHHENMF from the coding sequence ATGAGCACACGCACACAGTACGACGCCGACCTCGCGGCCCTGAAGGCTTTGCTGGCCAAGATGGGCCAGCTGTCCGCCGACGCGGTGGAGGACGCGCTGGAGTCCCTCTGCACGGCTGACGCCGAGGGGGCAAAGGAGATCATCAAGGGCGACTCTGAGGTCAACCGGATGGAACGGGACATCGAGCACCGCTGCATGACCCTGCTGCTCCGTCAGCAGCCGGTGGCCAGCGACCTGCGCTTTATCTCCGCAGCCATGAAAGTAGTGACGGATGTGGAGCGCATCGGTGACCACGCCGCCGACATCGCGGAGATCGTGCCCCATCTGGCCGGTGTCCGCAAGGCGGGCGACCCCGCCGTAAGCAAGAGCATCGAGATGGGCCGGAAAGCCCACAAGATGCTGAACGACGCCATGGCCGCCTTTGCGGCAGAGGACGAGGCGGCGGCAAAGGCCGTCATCGAGGCCGACGATGCCGTGGACTACGACTTCAACAGCATCAAGCGGATGCTGGCAGCGGAGATCGCTGCCGACCCCGGGAAGATCGACGCCGCCCTCGATGTGCTGATGGTCATCAAGTACCTTGAGCGCATCGGCGACCACGCTGTGAACGTCGCCGAGTGGGTGGAGTTCCTGCGCACCGGCCGGTATCACCACGAGAATATGTTCTGA
- a CDS encoding N-acetyltransferase — protein MEQILDIYARARKVMAASGNPTQWGDDYPPREMLEEDIDANRLFIYTVNGRLEAVFAFILGPDPTYAKIEGGKWLNDTLPYGTIHRLASAGHRKGVTDEVITWCLEHCESLRADTHEDNKIMQHLLEKNGFARCGIILADDGKPRIAYQKLSATLPLRAE, from the coding sequence TTGGAGCAGATCTTAGACATCTATGCCCGTGCCCGGAAGGTGATGGCTGCTTCGGGCAACCCGACCCAGTGGGGTGACGACTATCCGCCGAGAGAGATGCTGGAAGAGGACATCGACGCCAACCGGCTGTTCATCTATACGGTCAACGGCCGGCTTGAGGCGGTGTTCGCCTTCATTCTGGGGCCGGACCCCACCTATGCAAAGATCGAGGGCGGCAAGTGGCTCAACGACACCCTGCCCTACGGAACCATCCACCGGCTGGCCTCGGCGGGCCATCGCAAAGGCGTGACGGACGAGGTCATTACATGGTGTCTCGAGCACTGCGAGAGCCTGCGCGCCGACACCCACGAGGACAACAAGATCATGCAGCATCTTCTCGAGAAGAACGGCTTTGCCCGCTGCGGCATCATCTTAGCGGATGACGGCAAGCCCCGCATCGCCTATCAGAAGCTGTCTGCGACTCTGCCTCTGCGGGCAGAATAA
- a CDS encoding dipeptide epimerase — translation MKITQVKLGRISTPLRVPFKTALRTVRSVEDVIVELHTDTGAVGYGEAPPTGVITGVITGDTTGAIIGAIRDHIAPAILGRDLDEFEDLTAAVQKALVHNTSAKAAVDMALWDLLGQKYGAPVYRMLGGARSNIVTDITISVNPPEEMARDARTALERGYDCLKVKVGIDPELDVARLAAVREAVGKEVRIRIDANQAWNAKQAVRILDQMQEKGLDIEFVEQPVPAADLEGMQYVTRNASVPVLADESVFSPADALRIMQTGAADFVNIKLMKCGGITNALRIASAAEVYGVECMIGCMLEAKISVNAAVELACAKKIITKVDLDGPVLCSEDHILGGAVFNEKDITVSDAPGMGIKGFVPGKVTYLDD, via the coding sequence TTGAAGATCACACAGGTAAAGCTGGGCCGCATCTCGACCCCGCTCCGCGTCCCCTTCAAGACGGCGCTGCGCACCGTGCGCAGCGTGGAGGACGTCATCGTTGAGCTGCACACCGACACCGGCGCGGTGGGCTACGGCGAGGCACCTCCCACCGGCGTCATCACCGGCGTCATCACCGGCGACACCACTGGGGCCATCATCGGGGCCATCCGGGACCACATCGCCCCGGCCATCCTTGGCCGCGACCTCGACGAGTTCGAGGATCTGACCGCTGCGGTGCAGAAGGCCCTCGTGCACAACACCAGTGCAAAGGCGGCGGTGGACATGGCCCTGTGGGACCTGCTGGGCCAGAAGTACGGTGCCCCGGTCTACCGGATGCTGGGCGGCGCGCGCAGCAATATCGTCACCGACATCACCATCAGCGTCAACCCGCCGGAGGAAATGGCGCGGGACGCCCGCACGGCCCTCGAGCGGGGCTATGACTGCCTGAAGGTCAAGGTGGGCATCGACCCGGAGTTGGATGTGGCCCGTCTGGCCGCAGTCCGCGAGGCTGTGGGAAAAGAGGTCAGGATCCGCATCGACGCCAATCAGGCGTGGAATGCGAAGCAGGCCGTCCGCATCCTCGACCAGATGCAGGAAAAGGGCCTCGACATCGAGTTCGTCGAGCAGCCTGTGCCTGCCGCTGACCTCGAGGGGATGCAGTACGTCACCCGGAACGCCAGCGTGCCTGTGCTGGCCGACGAGAGCGTGTTCAGCCCCGCAGATGCCCTGCGCATCATGCAGACCGGCGCGGCGGACTTTGTGAACATCAAGCTGATGAAGTGCGGCGGCATCACCAACGCCCTCCGCATCGCCTCGGCGGCGGAGGTCTACGGCGTCGAGTGCATGATCGGCTGTATGCTGGAGGCGAAGATCTCCGTCAATGCGGCGGTGGAGCTGGCCTGCGCCAAAAAGATCATCACGAAGGTCGATCTGGACGGCCCGGTGCTCTGCAGCGAGGACCACATCCTCGGCGGCGCGGTCTTCAACGAGAAGGACATCACCGTATCGGATGCCCCCGGCATGGGCATCAAGGGCTTCGTCCCCGGCAAAGTGACCTATCTGGACGACTGA
- the sstT gene encoding serine/threonine transporter SstT translates to MNGVKAVAKKYNEVSLILRIVAGLVIGAVLALAVPGAGWVGELGSLFVGALKGIAPVLVFVIVASALAQGSSKLDRRFGTVIWLYMLTTFLAAAIASVTSFMFPVSVVLADAAQSDVVPQGLGEVLSTLITNFVANPISALMSGNYIGILFWACMFGLAMKSIGSDTTKKFLADTADAVSQVVRWIINLAPFGIMGLVYTNVSGNGLAIFTQYGKLLALLVGTMLFMALIVSPFIMFIYLGCNPYPLVFRCLKESGLTAFFTRSSAANIPVNMALCEKLGLDKDMYSVSIPLGATINMDGAAITITIMTLAAANTLGIPVTLPAAIVLSAMSALGACGASGVAGGSLLLIPMACSLFGISNDVAMQMVGVGFIIGVIQDSVETALNSAGDVEFAATAEYHQWLKQGKPLPDFLRK, encoded by the coding sequence ATGAATGGCGTAAAAGCCGTGGCAAAGAAGTACAATGAGGTCAGCCTCATCCTTCGCATCGTCGCCGGTCTGGTCATCGGTGCGGTGCTGGCGCTTGCGGTGCCGGGTGCGGGCTGGGTCGGCGAGCTGGGCAGCCTGTTCGTCGGCGCGCTGAAGGGCATCGCCCCGGTGCTGGTGTTCGTTATCGTGGCCAGTGCGCTGGCGCAGGGCAGCTCCAAGCTGGACCGCCGCTTTGGCACAGTCATCTGGCTGTATATGCTGACCACCTTCCTTGCGGCGGCCATCGCTTCCGTTACGAGCTTCATGTTCCCTGTGTCGGTCGTTCTGGCAGACGCTGCTCAGTCGGACGTGGTGCCGCAGGGTCTGGGCGAGGTGCTGAGCACCCTGATCACCAACTTTGTCGCCAACCCCATCAGCGCTCTGATGAGCGGCAACTACATCGGCATCCTGTTCTGGGCCTGTATGTTCGGCCTCGCCATGAAGAGCATCGGCTCGGATACCACCAAGAAGTTCCTCGCCGATACCGCCGATGCGGTGTCGCAGGTGGTGCGCTGGATCATCAATCTGGCCCCCTTCGGCATCATGGGTCTGGTGTATACCAACGTGTCGGGCAACGGTCTGGCCATCTTTACCCAGTACGGCAAGCTGCTGGCCCTGCTGGTGGGCACCATGCTGTTCATGGCGCTCATCGTCTCCCCCTTCATCATGTTTATCTATCTGGGCTGCAACCCCTATCCGCTGGTGTTCCGCTGCCTGAAGGAGTCGGGCCTGACCGCATTCTTCACCCGCAGCTCGGCGGCCAACATCCCCGTCAACATGGCCCTGTGCGAGAAGCTGGGCCTCGATAAGGATATGTATTCCGTCTCCATCCCTCTGGGCGCTACCATCAATATGGATGGTGCGGCTATCACCATCACCATCATGACGCTGGCTGCGGCCAACACGCTGGGCATCCCCGTGACCCTGCCTGCCGCCATCGTCCTGAGCGCCATGTCCGCTCTGGGTGCCTGCGGCGCTTCCGGCGTGGCCGGCGGCTCCCTGCTGCTCATCCCGATGGCCTGCTCCCTGTTTGGCATCTCCAATGATGTGGCCATGCAGATGGTCGGCGTCGGCTTCATCATCGGCGTGATCCAGGATTCTGTGGAGACTGCGCTGAACTCCGCCGGCGATGTGGAGTTCGCCGCTACCGCCGAGTATCACCAGTGGCTCAAGCAGGGCAAGCCCCTGCCGGACTTCCTCCGCAAGTAA
- a CDS encoding MATE family efflux transporter has translation MIRSPAKKSFFSQSVDLMNGPIFQSLVIFMLPILVSSLFQQLYNTVDTMIVGNVLGDTALAAIGACGAIYELLVGFGIGIGNGLAIVAARSYGAGDDEQLKQTVAGSIVIGLIASAVITLAGAMGLHPLLELLDTPAEIFEDAYRYIIIIDYGVFIMFAYNLCAGLLRAIGNSFMPLVFLILSSVLNVILDLWFIAVLGMGVAGAGVATVISQGVSVVLCILYVFRSARLLLPEKKHFHVGSRLYWELFSQSISMGLMSSIVSAGSVVLQYGINGLGTLVIAGHTAARKLFSFTDMPLTAMASACSTFVSQNYGANHPDRVRRGMRDIILYSIVVAAAITVLMSVGAEWMVRLVSGSSEPVVLENGARYLIWNAPFYAVLGVLLANRYALQSMGEKVLPLLSSVIEFLGKIVFVMVFIPRFAYNAVILCEPVIWCFMTAELMTVYLHNPFVFPKKKK, from the coding sequence ATGATCCGATCCCCCGCAAAAAAATCGTTTTTCAGCCAGAGCGTGGACCTGATGAACGGCCCCATCTTCCAGAGCCTCGTCATCTTCATGCTCCCCATTCTGGTGTCGAGCCTCTTCCAGCAGCTCTACAACACCGTGGACACCATGATCGTGGGCAATGTGCTGGGTGACACCGCCCTTGCTGCCATCGGGGCCTGCGGGGCCATCTACGAGCTTCTGGTCGGCTTCGGCATCGGCATCGGCAACGGCCTTGCCATCGTCGCAGCGCGCTCCTACGGGGCCGGAGACGACGAGCAGCTCAAGCAGACCGTTGCAGGCTCCATCGTCATCGGACTCATCGCGTCGGCGGTCATCACGCTGGCGGGCGCGATGGGCCTGCACCCGCTGCTGGAGCTGCTGGACACCCCGGCGGAGATCTTTGAGGACGCCTACCGCTACATCATCATCATCGACTACGGCGTCTTCATCATGTTCGCTTACAACCTCTGTGCCGGTCTGCTGCGAGCCATCGGCAACAGCTTCATGCCGCTGGTCTTCCTCATCCTCTCGTCGGTGCTCAATGTCATCCTCGACCTCTGGTTCATCGCCGTGCTGGGCATGGGGGTAGCCGGTGCGGGCGTGGCCACGGTCATCTCGCAGGGAGTGTCGGTGGTGCTCTGCATCCTGTACGTCTTCCGCAGTGCCCGGCTGCTCCTGCCCGAGAAAAAGCACTTCCATGTGGGCAGCCGCCTCTACTGGGAGCTGTTCAGCCAGAGCATCTCGATGGGCCTTATGAGCAGCATCGTCTCGGCAGGCTCGGTGGTGCTGCAATATGGCATCAACGGGCTGGGCACACTGGTCATCGCGGGCCACACCGCCGCCCGGAAGCTCTTTTCCTTCACGGATATGCCTCTGACGGCGATGGCCTCCGCCTGCTCGACGTTCGTATCCCAGAACTACGGTGCGAACCACCCCGACCGCGTCCGGCGCGGGATGCGAGACATCATCCTCTACAGCATCGTGGTGGCCGCCGCCATCACGGTGCTGATGAGCGTGGGGGCAGAATGGATGGTCCGGCTGGTGTCCGGTTCCTCTGAGCCGGTGGTGCTGGAAAACGGCGCACGGTATCTGATCTGGAACGCCCCCTTCTACGCCGTGCTGGGCGTCCTGCTGGCGAACCGGTATGCGCTGCAGAGCATGGGCGAAAAAGTGCTGCCCCTCCTGTCCAGCGTCATCGAATTTCTGGGCAAGATCGTCTTTGTCATGGTGTTCATCCCCCGCTTCGCGTACAACGCAGTCATCCTCTGTGAGCCGGTCATCTGGTGCTTCATGACCGCCGAGCTGATGACGGTCTATCTGCACAATCCGTTCGTCTTTCCGAAGAAGAAAAAATAA